From a region of the Actinomadura luzonensis genome:
- a CDS encoding ROK family transcriptional regulator, protein MNGATTSGELRAHNRARLLRAVHDCGAARTRSQLTRDLGLARGTASVLVAGLAADELLHEEPAREHGRGRPTQVPGPHPRGPLALAVDVREDAWELAACELGGRATTLAVRPHDGTPQDALGTLAEALAAERDRLGHRVVGAGVALAGPVRHGGLVDIAHLGWRSIDVPRLLGLPPAVPLSVGNDTAFAALAEVRRGRLRGVRVGLHLHVDFDPGGVLVVDGRPLGGAAGSGAEFGHMPLTGGDRPCPCGARGCWAMEVGANALLRHVGLAYGGGRGREQAARVLATSGEAVAANARALGRGIAALVNAHDPEAVTLSGLGAELRERAGEELWAACEPYLMAIRREAPPRVEGSALGWRGALLGAMESVFDAFLTPHGLAGWRQNQPDQGRDTPDQQNVMYSTSKAENAP, encoded by the coding sequence GTGAACGGAGCCACGACGAGCGGCGAACTGCGCGCCCACAACCGGGCCCGCCTGCTGCGCGCGGTGCACGACTGCGGGGCCGCCCGCACCCGGTCCCAGCTCACGCGTGACCTGGGCCTGGCCCGGGGCACCGCGTCGGTGCTGGTCGCGGGCCTGGCGGCGGACGAGCTGCTGCACGAGGAGCCGGCCAGGGAGCACGGCAGGGGCCGGCCGACCCAGGTGCCGGGGCCGCATCCGCGCGGCCCCCTGGCCCTGGCGGTGGACGTGCGCGAGGACGCCTGGGAGCTGGCGGCGTGCGAGCTGGGCGGACGGGCGACGACCCTCGCCGTGCGCCCGCACGACGGCACGCCCCAGGACGCGCTCGGCACGCTGGCCGAGGCCCTCGCCGCCGAGCGGGACCGGCTCGGCCACCGCGTGGTCGGGGCCGGGGTGGCGCTGGCCGGCCCGGTCCGGCACGGCGGCCTGGTGGACATCGCCCACCTGGGGTGGCGCTCGATCGACGTCCCCCGCCTGCTCGGGCTGCCCCCGGCGGTGCCACTGTCCGTCGGGAACGACACCGCGTTCGCGGCCCTGGCCGAGGTCAGGCGGGGCCGGCTGCGCGGCGTGCGGGTCGGCCTGCACCTGCACGTCGACTTCGACCCGGGCGGCGTGCTCGTCGTGGACGGCCGCCCGCTCGGCGGCGCGGCCGGCTCCGGCGCGGAGTTCGGGCACATGCCGCTCACCGGCGGCGACCGGCCCTGCCCGTGCGGCGCGCGCGGCTGCTGGGCCATGGAGGTCGGCGCGAACGCCCTGCTGCGCCACGTCGGCCTCGCCTACGGCGGCGGGCGGGGCCGCGAGCAGGCCGCGCGCGTGCTGGCCACGAGCGGCGAGGCGGTGGCCGCGAACGCCCGCGCCCTGGGCCGCGGCATCGCCGCCCTGGTGAACGCGCACGACCCGGAGGCGGTGACGCTGTCCGGCCTCGGCGCGGAGCTGCGCGAGCGGGCGGGCGAGGAGCTGTGGGCGGCCTGCGAGCCGTACCTGATGGCGATCCGCCGCGAGGCCCCGCCCCGCGTCGAGGGCTCGGCGCTGGGCTGGCGCGGCGCGCTGCTGGGCGCGATGGAGTCGGTCTTCGACGCGTTCCTGACCCCGCACGGGCTGGCCGGCTGGCGCCAGAACCAGCCTGACCAGGGCCGCGACACGCCCGATCAGCAAAATGTGATGTATTCCACGTCGAAAGCGGAAAACGCGCCGTAG
- the mihF gene encoding integration host factor, actinobacterial type has product MALPTLTPEQRQAALAKAAEARAARTALLAKVKAGELTFSQLLERDDDIAKKIKVSQALRAVKGVGPAKATALMEEAGVDEKRRLGGLGAQQRKKLVEALG; this is encoded by the coding sequence ATGGCACTTCCCACTCTCACCCCCGAGCAGCGTCAGGCGGCTCTGGCGAAGGCCGCCGAGGCCCGTGCCGCCCGCACGGCCCTGCTGGCCAAGGTCAAGGCCGGCGAGCTGACCTTCTCCCAGCTGCTGGAGCGTGACGACGACATCGCCAAGAAGATCAAGGTGTCGCAGGCCCTGCGCGCGGTCAAGGGCGTCGGCCCGGCCAAGGCCACCGCGCTCATGGAGGAGGCGGGCGTCGACGAGAAGCGCCGCCTCGGCGGCCTGGGCGCCCAGCAGCGGAAGAAGCTGGTCGAGGCGCTCGGCTGA
- a CDS encoding response regulator has product MRVVVADDAVLIREGLVRLLEEFGFEVVATVGDGEALVEAIAEHKPDVSVVDVRMPPSFTDEGLKAAVEARRRVPGAPVLILSQYVEVSYADDLLADARGAVGYLLKDRVVDVEEFLEGLRRVAAGGTVFDPQVVSQLMVRRRKDDPLAQLTPREREVLGLMAEGKSNPAIGRQLVISDGAVEKHIRSIFNKLGLYAEDADQHRRVLAVLAYLRS; this is encoded by the coding sequence GTGCGGGTAGTGGTGGCCGATGACGCGGTCCTGATCAGGGAGGGCCTGGTCAGGCTGCTTGAGGAGTTCGGCTTCGAGGTGGTGGCGACGGTCGGCGACGGCGAGGCGCTGGTCGAGGCGATCGCCGAGCACAAGCCGGACGTGTCGGTGGTCGACGTGCGGATGCCGCCGTCGTTCACGGACGAGGGGCTGAAGGCCGCGGTCGAGGCGCGGCGGCGGGTGCCGGGGGCGCCCGTGCTCATCCTGTCGCAGTACGTCGAGGTCTCCTACGCCGACGACCTGCTGGCCGACGCCCGGGGCGCGGTCGGCTACCTGCTGAAGGACCGGGTCGTCGACGTGGAGGAGTTCCTGGAGGGCCTGCGGCGGGTGGCCGCGGGCGGTACCGTGTTCGACCCGCAGGTGGTGTCGCAGTTGATGGTGCGCAGGCGCAAGGACGACCCGCTCGCGCAGCTCACGCCCCGCGAGCGCGAGGTGCTGGGGCTGATGGCCGAGGGGAAGTCGAATCCGGCCATCGGACGGCAGCTCGTCATCAGCGACGGGGCGGTGGAGAAGCACATCAGGAGCATCTTCAACAAGCTCGGCCTCTACGCGGAGGACGCCGACCAGCATCGCCGGGTGCTCGCCGTCCTGGCGTACCTGCGCTCCTGA
- a CDS encoding sensor histidine kinase, with translation MRSLMRRVLLDTRYTLVGFPTAVIGFVLMVAGFSAGLGTAVVWIGVPLLAGTLMVARGFADAERGWLSDVLARPPVRPRYKEAPPGAGRFRRLVNPLTIGQSWLDLLHGILNFPIAIVSFVLTVVFWAVPLAGLAYPLYGLVTSRIPGNTELPELLGLGDGYFVNSAFYVMLGLVFTLLLPFMTRGAALLRASLGRALLTGVAELQERISDLTEGRAAAVSAEANALRKLERDIHDGPQQRLVSLAMELSRAQRQLAKDPEAASATITSAIAATRETLDELRALSRGIAPPILSDRGLAPALAALAGRSTVPVDLDVQTVGRFQAAVENALYFVCAETLTNVAKHSRATICTIQLQRIGDSLMLTIGDDGVGGAHVAKGHGLAGLADRLRAVDGELMVQSPDGGPTLIVAEVPCG, from the coding sequence ATGCGCTCCCTGATGAGGCGGGTCCTCCTCGACACCCGCTACACGCTGGTCGGCTTCCCCACGGCCGTCATCGGCTTCGTGCTCATGGTCGCCGGCTTCTCGGCCGGCCTCGGCACGGCCGTGGTGTGGATCGGCGTGCCGCTGCTGGCCGGCACGCTCATGGTGGCGCGCGGCTTCGCCGACGCCGAGCGCGGCTGGCTGTCCGACGTGCTCGCCCGCCCGCCCGTGCGGCCCCGCTACAAGGAGGCCCCGCCCGGCGCGGGCCGCTTCCGCCGCCTGGTCAACCCGCTCACCATCGGCCAGTCCTGGCTCGACCTGCTGCACGGCATCCTGAACTTCCCCATCGCGATCGTGTCGTTCGTGCTGACCGTGGTGTTCTGGGCGGTGCCGCTGGCCGGGCTGGCCTACCCCCTGTACGGGCTGGTCACCTCGCGCATCCCCGGCAACACGGAGCTGCCCGAGCTGCTCGGCCTCGGCGACGGCTACTTCGTCAACTCCGCCTTCTACGTGATGCTCGGCCTGGTCTTCACGCTGCTGCTGCCGTTCATGACGCGCGGCGCGGCGCTGCTGCGCGCCTCGCTCGGCCGGGCGCTGCTGACCGGCGTCGCCGAGCTGCAGGAGCGCATCAGCGACCTGACCGAGGGCCGCGCCGCCGCCGTCTCCGCCGAGGCCAACGCCCTGCGCAAGCTGGAGCGCGACATCCACGACGGGCCGCAGCAGCGCCTGGTCTCGCTCGCCATGGAGCTGTCCAGGGCGCAGCGCCAGCTCGCCAAGGACCCCGAGGCCGCCTCGGCGACGATCACCTCCGCCATCGCGGCCACCCGCGAGACGCTGGACGAGCTGCGCGCGCTCTCGCGCGGCATCGCCCCGCCCATCCTGTCCGACCGGGGGCTCGCGCCCGCGCTGGCCGCCCTGGCCGGCCGCTCGACCGTCCCCGTGGACCTCGACGTGCAGACCGTCGGCCGCTTCCAGGCGGCCGTCGAGAACGCCCTCTACTTCGTCTGCGCCGAGACCCTCACCAACGTGGCCAAGCACAGCCGCGCCACCATCTGCACGATCCAGCTCCAGCGCATCGGCGACTCCCTCATGCTCACGATCGGGGATGATGGGGTCGGCGGCGCGCACGTCGCCAAGGGACACGGGCTCGCCGGGCTGGCCGACCGGCTCCGCGCAGTCGACGGGGAGCTGATGGTGCAGTCGCCGGACGGCGGGCCGACGTTGATCGTGGCGGAGGTGCCGTGCGGGTAG
- a CDS encoding acyltransferase family protein, protein MTVLLERPAAPAAPPSPPSSPPARRAGRDPFVDLLRVAGMALIVFQHWTIPVLAYDGARLTAGNALATPGVWVVTWLSQVMPLVFFAGGVANAISFARAGDGAPRWLAVRLRRLAWPLLPLAAVWIPLPQVLLTLGVPEQPLRMGAQLTGQLLWFLAVYVVAVAATPLALRLHERHGAAVPAALAAGAVLTDVARFATGVDAAGYLNVVFVWLAVHQLGFFYAEGRLRRPWALAAGGFGAAALLVAFGPYPGSMIGLPGAAVSNMAPPTLAMLAVGLGQIGLAVLLRPWLVRLPAGRLLAWAGPRIMTAYLWHMPALFAVTGVVVVVLRVDTPAPGSAFWLAGWPLWFGLLCLVMWPLMRMFARFETPPALPYGTAGQGAMLGAAALVGAGVLTLTVGGFAPGAWPFLAVLAILGGLLMTVPRAAS, encoded by the coding sequence ATGACCGTCCTGCTGGAGCGCCCGGCCGCCCCCGCGGCGCCGCCGTCCCCGCCGTCGTCGCCGCCCGCGCGCCGCGCGGGCCGGGACCCGTTCGTGGACCTGCTGCGGGTCGCGGGGATGGCGCTCATCGTGTTCCAGCACTGGACGATCCCCGTGCTGGCCTACGACGGGGCGCGGCTGACGGCGGGCAACGCCCTGGCCACGCCCGGCGTGTGGGTGGTGACCTGGCTCAGCCAGGTGATGCCGCTGGTGTTCTTCGCGGGCGGCGTGGCGAACGCGATCAGCTTCGCCCGCGCCGGCGACGGGGCGCCGCGCTGGCTGGCGGTGCGGCTGCGGCGGCTGGCCTGGCCGCTGCTGCCGCTGGCGGCGGTGTGGATCCCGCTCCCCCAGGTGCTGCTGACGCTGGGCGTGCCCGAGCAGCCGCTGCGGATGGGGGCGCAGCTCACCGGGCAGCTCCTGTGGTTCCTGGCGGTCTACGTCGTGGCGGTGGCGGCGACGCCGCTCGCGCTGCGGCTGCACGAGCGGCACGGCGCGGCGGTGCCGGCGGCGCTGGCGGCCGGGGCGGTGCTGACGGACGTGGCCCGCTTCGCGACCGGCGTGGACGCCGCCGGGTACCTGAACGTGGTGTTCGTCTGGCTGGCGGTGCACCAGCTCGGCTTCTTCTACGCCGAGGGGCGGCTGCGCCGGCCGTGGGCGCTCGCGGCGGGCGGGTTCGGGGCGGCGGCGCTGCTGGTGGCCTTCGGGCCGTACCCGGGCAGCATGATCGGGCTGCCGGGGGCGGCGGTGTCGAACATGGCCCCGCCCACCCTGGCCATGCTGGCCGTGGGGCTCGGGCAGATCGGGCTGGCGGTGCTGCTGCGGCCGTGGCTGGTGCGGCTGCCGGCCGGGCGGCTGCTGGCGTGGGCCGGGCCGCGGATCATGACGGCGTACCTGTGGCACATGCCGGCCCTGTTCGCGGTCACCGGCGTGGTCGTGGTGGTGCTGCGCGTCGACACCCCGGCGCCGGGCAGCGCGTTCTGGCTGGCGGGCTGGCCGCTCTGGTTCGGGCTGCTGTGCCTGGTGATGTGGCCGCTGATGCGGATGTTCGCGCGGTTCGAGACGCCGCCCGCGCTGCCGTACGGCACGGCCGGGCAGGGCGCGATGCTGGGCGCGGCGGCGCTGGTCGGCGCGGGGGTGCTGACGCTGACGGTCGGCGGTTTCGCGCCCGGCGCGTGGCCGTTCCTCGCGGTGCTGGCCATCCTCGGCGGGCTGCTGATGACCGTGCCGCGGGCGGCTTCCTGA
- a CDS encoding DEAD/DEAH box helicase, whose translation MSLLVDRLPEEIDAEPDAIFDAFAAWNAERGLTLYPAQEEALIEVVSGSNLILATPTGSGKSLVAAGAHFTALTRDQRTFYTAPIKALVSEKFFDLCAIFGTENVGMMTGDASVNPGAPIICCTAEILANVALRDGAQADIGQVVMDEFHFYAEPDRGWAWQVPLLELPHVQFVLMSATLGDVSMFERDLTRRTGRPTAVVKHAERPVPLIYSYRMTPLHESLEEMLSTGQAPVYVVHFTQAAAMERAQALMSINMATKAEKDAIAAMIGGFRFTTRFGRALSRLVRHGIGVHHAGMLPKYRRLVERLAQAGLLKVICGTDTLGVGVNVPIRTVLFTALSKYDGNKVRRLRAREFHQIAGRAGRAGFDTIGYVACQAPEHEIENARALAKIGDDPKRRRGYARKKPPEGFVGWSEETFQKLQEAEPEPLQSRFKVTNAMLLAVINRPGDCFQAMKHLLTDNHEDRKWQRRHISQAIAIYRSLLAGGIVEQFREPDEQGRRARLTIELQEDFALNQALSTFALAAFDLLDRESPSYALDLVSIVESILDDPRQILSAQLKKARGEAVAQMKADGIEYEERMEQLAEVMYPMPLEDLLLGAYETYRRGHPWVADYTVSPKSVVRDLFERAMTFSDYIQFYELARSEGTVLRYLADAYRTLSRTVPEHLKTDDLVDLIEWLGELVRQVDSSLIDEWEKLANPAEALEQQQELEARVRPVTGNPRAFRVLVRNAMFRLVELCALEKEAELAELAPDVDWSAALDAYYADHEEIGTDADARGPALLRIEEEQGFWKVRQTIKDPAGDGDWGIDAQVDLAASDEEGRAVLHVQGLNRL comes from the coding sequence GTGAGCCTTCTCGTTGACCGCCTGCCCGAAGAGATCGACGCCGAGCCGGACGCCATCTTCGACGCGTTCGCCGCGTGGAACGCCGAGCGCGGGCTCACCCTGTATCCCGCGCAGGAGGAGGCGCTCATCGAGGTCGTCTCGGGGAGCAACCTCATCCTGGCCACGCCCACCGGCTCCGGCAAGTCGCTGGTGGCCGCAGGGGCCCACTTCACCGCGCTGACCCGCGACCAGCGCACGTTCTACACCGCGCCGATCAAGGCGCTGGTGTCGGAGAAGTTCTTCGACCTGTGCGCGATCTTCGGCACCGAGAACGTCGGCATGATGACCGGCGACGCCAGCGTCAACCCGGGCGCCCCGATCATCTGCTGCACCGCCGAGATCCTGGCCAACGTGGCGCTGCGCGACGGCGCGCAGGCCGACATCGGCCAGGTCGTCATGGACGAGTTCCACTTCTACGCCGAGCCCGACCGCGGCTGGGCCTGGCAGGTGCCGCTGCTGGAGCTGCCGCACGTGCAGTTCGTGCTGATGTCGGCGACGCTCGGCGACGTCTCGATGTTCGAGCGCGACCTCACCCGGCGCACCGGCCGGCCGACGGCCGTGGTCAAGCACGCCGAGCGGCCGGTCCCGCTGATCTACTCCTACCGGATGACGCCGCTGCACGAGTCGCTGGAGGAGATGCTCTCCACCGGGCAGGCGCCGGTCTACGTCGTGCACTTCACGCAGGCCGCGGCCATGGAGCGGGCCCAGGCGCTGATGTCGATCAACATGGCGACCAAGGCCGAGAAGGACGCCATCGCCGCGATGATCGGCGGCTTCCGCTTCACCACCCGCTTCGGCCGGGCGCTGTCGCGGCTGGTGCGCCACGGCATCGGCGTGCACCACGCGGGCATGCTGCCGAAGTACCGCCGGCTGGTCGAGCGGCTGGCCCAGGCGGGCCTGCTCAAGGTCATCTGCGGCACCGACACGCTCGGCGTCGGCGTCAACGTGCCGATCCGCACGGTGCTGTTCACCGCTCTGTCGAAGTACGACGGCAACAAGGTGCGCCGGCTGCGCGCCCGCGAGTTCCACCAGATCGCCGGCCGCGCCGGGCGGGCCGGCTTCGACACCATCGGCTACGTCGCCTGCCAGGCCCCCGAGCACGAGATCGAGAACGCCCGCGCCCTCGCCAAGATCGGCGACGACCCGAAGCGGCGGCGCGGCTACGCCCGCAAGAAGCCGCCGGAGGGCTTCGTCGGCTGGAGCGAGGAGACCTTCCAGAAGCTGCAGGAGGCCGAGCCCGAGCCGCTGCAGTCGCGTTTCAAGGTCACCAACGCGATGCTGCTGGCCGTCATCAACCGGCCCGGCGACTGCTTCCAGGCGATGAAGCACCTGCTGACCGACAACCACGAGGACCGCAAGTGGCAGCGCCGGCACATCAGCCAGGCCATCGCCATCTACCGGTCGCTGCTCGCGGGCGGCATCGTCGAGCAGTTCAGGGAGCCCGACGAGCAGGGCCGCCGGGCCCGGCTGACCATCGAGCTGCAGGAGGACTTCGCGCTCAACCAGGCGCTGTCCACCTTCGCCCTCGCGGCCTTCGACCTGCTCGACCGCGAGTCGCCGTCGTACGCGCTCGACCTGGTCTCCATCGTCGAGTCGATCCTCGACGACCCCCGCCAGATCCTGTCGGCGCAGCTGAAGAAGGCGCGGGGCGAGGCCGTCGCGCAGATGAAGGCCGACGGCATCGAGTACGAGGAGCGCATGGAGCAGCTGGCCGAGGTCATGTACCCGATGCCGCTGGAAGACCTGCTGCTCGGCGCGTACGAGACCTACCGGCGCGGCCACCCGTGGGTCGCCGACTACACCGTCAGCCCGAAGTCGGTGGTGCGCGACCTGTTCGAGCGGGCCATGACGTTCAGCGACTACATCCAGTTCTACGAGCTGGCCCGCTCCGAGGGCACGGTGCTGCGCTACCTGGCCGACGCCTACCGCACGCTGTCGCGCACGGTGCCCGAGCACCTCAAGACCGACGACCTGGTCGACCTCATCGAGTGGCTGGGCGAGCTGGTGCGCCAGGTCGACTCCTCGCTGATCGACGAGTGGGAGAAGCTGGCCAACCCGGCCGAGGCGCTGGAGCAGCAGCAGGAGCTGGAGGCCAGGGTGCGGCCGGTCACCGGCAACCCGCGGGCCTTCCGGGTGCTGGTGCGCAACGCGATGTTCCGGCTGGTCGAGCTGTGCGCGCTGGAGAAGGAGGCGGAGCTGGCGGAGCTGGCTCCCGACGTCGACTGGAGCGCGGCGCTCGACGCGTACTACGCCGACCACGAGGAGATCGGCACCGACGCCGACGCGCGCGGGCCGGCGCTGCTGCGCATCGAGGAGGAGCAGGGCTTCTGGAAGGTGCGCCAGACGATCAAGGACCCGGCGGGCGACGGCGACTGGGGCATCGACGCCCAGGTCGACCTCGCCGCCTCCGACGAGGAGGGCCGGGCCGTGCTGCACGTGCAGGGGCTCAACCGGCTGTAG
- a CDS encoding DUF2087 domain-containing protein, which produces MGGVSDEEIRRVLGLLCQDDTLRAFARLVLGEHDGLSPKALARLEAGGLAVRDEGGAWRAAPERFRALLRARAEPAEELSDEERVLRTFLVDGRLTTLAMRRDKRLVVLRHIALVFEPGVRYPEKDVNVALRAFHDDYAALRRYLVDEELLSREGNTYWRSGGHVEI; this is translated from the coding sequence ATGGGTGGGGTGAGCGACGAAGAGATCAGGCGCGTCCTCGGGCTGCTCTGCCAGGACGACACGCTGCGCGCCTTCGCCCGGCTGGTGCTCGGCGAGCACGACGGGCTCTCCCCGAAGGCGCTGGCCCGGCTGGAGGCGGGCGGCCTGGCCGTCCGCGACGAGGGCGGCGCGTGGCGGGCCGCGCCCGAGCGGTTCAGGGCGCTGCTGCGGGCGCGCGCCGAGCCCGCCGAGGAGCTGAGCGACGAGGAACGGGTGCTGCGCACGTTCCTGGTGGACGGGCGGCTGACGACGCTGGCGATGCGCCGCGACAAGCGGCTGGTGGTGCTGCGGCACATCGCCCTGGTCTTCGAGCCCGGGGTGCGCTACCCGGAGAAGGACGTCAACGTGGCGCTGCGGGCCTTCCACGACGACTACGCGGCCCTGCGGCGCTACCTGGTGGACGAGGAGCTGCTGTCACGGGAGGGCAACACCTACTGGCGCAGCGGCGGTCACGTGGAGATCTGA
- a CDS encoding beta-N-acetylhexosaminidase, with the protein MIVPKPVTYEPRPGAFTLDSRTSLTADPALGATAAWLRGELAPVAGGELLPGPGSGTIDLRLAGDLPPEGYRLTVGPGRAAVEAGGPAGAFYGAQSLRQLLPPAAYRKAAAAPCQAPGAYVADAPRFTWRGCLLDVARHFLTKHEVLRFVDLLALHKLNVLHLHLTDDQGWRVEIRRHPRLTEVGSWRRESQTGWNGALDGRPHGGYYTQDDIREIVAYAAARHVMVVPEIDLPGHTQAAIAAYPELGNLGTPLEVRTTWGIGENVLNVEDATIAFFQEVLEEVLELFPSPYVCVGGDECRKDQWRASPSARRRMRELGLRDEEQLQSWFIHQFDEWLSARGRRLVGWDEILEGGLAPGAVVASWRGELGAVAAARRGHDVINCSNTSLYLDYRQGPGEDEPVPFGTVLTLEDVYAFEPVPEELRGDPAAARVLGAQAGVWTELIDSGRRVDYMAFPRLAAFAETVWSPAARDLADFRERLAAHLPRLDALGVEYRREGGPLPWQTRPGVPGRPEDPESWRAKLDAWTANLRQIST; encoded by the coding sequence ATGATCGTCCCCAAGCCCGTCACGTACGAGCCCAGACCGGGCGCGTTCACCCTCGACAGCCGGACCTCCCTCACCGCCGACCCGGCGCTCGGCGCGACGGCCGCCTGGCTGCGCGGCGAACTGGCCCCCGTCGCGGGCGGCGAGCTGCTGCCGGGGCCGGGCTCGGGAACGATCGACCTCAGGCTCGCCGGCGACCTCCCGCCCGAGGGCTACCGGCTGACCGTCGGCCCCGGGCGGGCCGCCGTCGAGGCCGGCGGCCCCGCCGGTGCCTTCTACGGGGCGCAGAGCCTGCGCCAGCTCCTGCCCCCCGCCGCCTACCGGAAGGCCGCCGCCGCGCCCTGCCAGGCGCCCGGCGCGTACGTCGCCGACGCCCCCCGCTTCACCTGGCGCGGCTGCCTGCTGGACGTGGCCCGCCACTTCCTGACCAAGCACGAGGTGCTGCGCTTCGTCGACCTGCTGGCCCTGCACAAGCTGAACGTGCTGCACCTGCACCTCACCGACGACCAGGGCTGGCGGGTCGAGATCCGGCGCCACCCCCGCCTGACCGAGGTCGGCTCGTGGCGGCGGGAGAGCCAGACCGGCTGGAACGGCGCCCTCGACGGCCGCCCGCACGGCGGCTACTACACCCAGGACGACATCAGGGAGATCGTCGCCTACGCCGCCGCCCGGCACGTCATGGTCGTCCCCGAGATCGACCTGCCGGGCCACACCCAGGCCGCCATCGCCGCCTACCCGGAGCTCGGCAACCTCGGCACGCCGCTGGAGGTCCGCACCACCTGGGGCATCGGCGAGAACGTGCTCAACGTCGAGGACGCCACCATCGCCTTCTTCCAGGAGGTGCTGGAGGAGGTGCTGGAGCTGTTCCCCAGCCCGTACGTGTGCGTCGGCGGCGACGAGTGCCGCAAGGACCAGTGGCGCGCCAGCCCCTCGGCCCGCCGCCGCATGCGCGAGCTGGGGCTGCGCGACGAGGAGCAGCTCCAGAGCTGGTTCATCCACCAGTTCGACGAGTGGCTGAGCGCCCGCGGCCGGCGGCTGGTCGGCTGGGACGAGATCCTGGAGGGCGGCCTCGCCCCCGGCGCGGTGGTCGCCTCCTGGCGCGGCGAGCTCGGCGCGGTGGCCGCCGCCCGCCGCGGCCACGACGTCATCAACTGCTCCAACACCAGCCTCTACCTCGACTACCGGCAGGGGCCGGGAGAGGACGAGCCGGTCCCGTTCGGCACCGTGCTGACGCTGGAGGACGTCTACGCCTTCGAGCCGGTGCCCGAGGAGCTGCGCGGCGACCCGGCCGCGGCCCGCGTGCTCGGCGCGCAGGCCGGCGTCTGGACCGAGCTGATCGACTCCGGCCGCCGCGTCGACTACATGGCCTTCCCCCGCCTGGCCGCCTTCGCCGAGACCGTGTGGAGCCCCGCCGCCCGCGACCTGGCCGACTTCCGCGAACGCCTCGCCGCCCACCTGCCCCGGCTGGACGCGCTCGGCGTGGAGTACCGGCGCGAGGGCGGCCCGCTGCCCTGGCAGACCCGGCCCGGCGTGCCCGGCCGCCCCGAGGACCCCGAGTCGTGGCGGGCCAAGCTCGACGCCTGGACCGCCAACCTGCGTCAGATCTCCACGTGA